The Aquincola tertiaricarbonis genomic sequence CCTCACCCACCGATCCTTCCCAGCGCTTGGCCTGGATATAGATTGCGTCCAGCCCTAGGCGGTCTTCGTTGATCACGCCATCAATGCCGCCGTCGCCTGAGCGGCCCACGGCACGGCCGGCTTCTTCACGACTGCCGCCGTAGCCCATCTTCAGCAGCAGCTTGACGACAAGGCGCTCGAAGAACGTGAGCGTCCAGGCCGACCATCTTGAAGGCCGGGTAGGCGAATAGGAGTCTCATGTCCACTTCGACTTTTGGTGGACACGTGAACACTATCCCCGATCTACAAGGTGGCCCTCGCCGTCGGCGTCGTACGCACAGCGATGAATTCAAGGCCGGCGCGGTGGCCAGTTGCCTGCAACCGGGCATGTCGATGGCGGCGGTGGCGATGGCCCATGGCGTCAACGCCAACTTGCTGCGTCGGTGGGTGCGCGAGGCCGAGATGAAGCCCGCGGCCGGCGCCCTTCGCGGGATGACCCCTGGTGAAGTTCAGGCGCCTGAGCACAGGTCCTCGTTCGTTCCGGTACAACTGCCTGCGCCCAGCGAGCCGGCCGCGCTAACTGACATCCGCATCGAGCTGCAG encodes the following:
- the tnpA gene encoding IS66-like element accessory protein TnpA: MSTSTFGGHVNTIPDLQGGPRRRRRTHSDEFKAGAVASCLQPGMSMAAVAMAHGVNANLLRRWVREAEMKPAAGALRGMTPGEVQAPEHRSSFVPVQLPAPSEPAALTDIRIELQRGVTAVTVTWPASAASECAAWMRELLR